The Musa acuminata AAA Group cultivar baxijiao chromosome BXJ1-3, Cavendish_Baxijiao_AAA, whole genome shotgun sequence genome window below encodes:
- the LOC103979507 gene encoding zinc finger CCCH domain-containing protein 17-like has protein sequence MSHPIDQRHHPASASLRMPVCKFWLAGRCTRYQCPYLHDQNPPCASNRNSSDKGISWRRSHAQKNPNVGRCKKQLHNVNNGPSKPTNELDHKDSFCSPSSDGGIPWRRSYVWKNPNVDPCKQQLHENTGGPSNQMFELDHKDSVCSPTPEEHCPPSLHSSGESSKLTNEVNLIQQEHEEAVCSPSKEHCPPLIHSLVMHDMINKASLITDDHVATKEKCNDLNPWFEYLIDLQGHAKGIVGIALPAGSDKLYTGSRDGIVRVWNCNTGQCIMMVDMEDEIICMFNKGPWVFAGVLKAVKAWNTETGLQISLEGSASRVNALAFQNELLFAGLEYGIILVWKSNTEGNNFEPAAVLTGHRQAVVSLIVGVRLYSGSVDETIRVWDLETLECIHTLEGHTSTITSVLCWNDYLLSCSLDCTIKVWAATNTGSMELIYTHNLEHGVLAMEGIYDANEKPVIMCSLDDHSVQMFELPSFGGRGTIFYKSNVRSLHIGPSGLFFTGDEMGAVKVWRYLTNVSPSD, from the exons ATGAGTCACCCGATTGATCAGCGTCATCATCCTGCATCTGCATCATTGAGGATGCCCGTTTGTAAATTTTGGTTGGCTGGGCGTTGCACCCGCTATCAATGCCCCTACCTACACGATCAGAATCCGCCGTGTGCCTCAAACAGAAACAGCAGTGATAAAGGTATCTCTTGGAGAAGAAGTCATGCCCAGAAAAACCCTAATGTCGGTCGCTGTAAGAAGCAACTCCATAACGTTAATAATGGGCCGAGCAAACCGACCAATGAGCTAGATCACAAGGACTCTTTTTGTAGTCCTTCATCTGATGGAGGCATCCCTTGGAGAAGAAGTTATGTCTGGAAAAACCCTAATGTCGATCCCTGTAAGCAGCAGCTCCATGAAAATACTGGAGGGCCAAGCAACCAAATGTTTGAGCTAGATCACAAGGACTCTGTTTGTAGCCCTACACCCGAGGAGCACTGTCCACCTTCGTTGCACAGCAGCGGAGAGTCAAGCAAGCTGACAAATGAGGTTAATTTGATTCAACAAGAACATGAGGAGGCTGTCTGCAGTCCATCTAAGGAGCATTGTCCACCTCTGATCCACAGTTTGGTCATGCACGATATGATCAATAAGGCAAGTTTAATTACAGACGATCATGTGGCAACCAAAGAGAAATGCAATGACCTCAATCCTTGGTTTGAATACTTGATTGATTTACAAGGTCATGCGAAG GGGATTGTGGGGATAGCCCTCCCAGCTGGGTCAGACAAGCTATACACTGGCAGTCGAGATGGAATAGTCCGAGTTTGGAACTGTAACACTGGCCAG TGCATTATGATGGTAGATATGGAAGATGAAATCATATGCATGTTCAACAAAGGGCCATGGGTGTTTGCCGGTGTTCTCAAAGCTGTTAAG GCATGGAATACAGAGACTGGCTTGCAAATAAGCCTAGAAGGATCCGCTAGCCGGGTGAATGCCTTGGCGTTCCAAAACGAACTCCTCTTTGCTGGACTCGAG TATGGAATTATTCTAGTGTGGAAGTCCAATACAGAGGGCAACAACTTTGAACCAGCTGCTGTACTCACTGGGCATAGACAAGCTGTTGTGAGCTTGATTGTGGGAGTTAGGCTTTACTCTGGATCAGTTGACGAGACAATTAGA GTCTGGGACCTCGAAACTCTTGAGTGCATTCACACTCTCGAGGGCCATACATCAACTATTACATCTGTATTGTGCTGGAACGACTATCTCTTATCTTGCTCATTGGACTGCACGATTAAG GTTTGGGCAGCCACGAATACCGGCAGTATGGAACTAATATATACCCACAATTTAGAGCAT GGAGTTTTAGCAATGGAAGGAATATACGATGCAAATGAGAAACCAGTCATAATGTGTTCCCTTGATGACCACAGTGTTCAAATGTTTGAACTGCCATC GTTTGGTGGAAGAGGGACGATATTCTACAAGAGTAACGTTAGGTCATTGCATATCGGACCGTCCGGGCTCTTTTTCACCGGAGATGAGATGGGTGCCGTCAAGGTGTGGAGGTATTTGACCAATGTATCACCGAGTGATTGA